In Primulina eburnea isolate SZY01 chromosome 14, ASM2296580v1, whole genome shotgun sequence, the following proteins share a genomic window:
- the LOC140813116 gene encoding uncharacterized protein produces MSSLGTSKGILEIAKFAVYVTVPIGLMYFYANNAKNLQKFMGKRQYVVYPPEAPRPPSPEEMREMARELARKRDQK; encoded by the exons ATGTCGTCTTTGGGAACTTCAAAGGGAATTTTAGAAATAGCGAAATTCGCAGTATATGTCACAGTTCCGATTGGGCTAATGTATTTCTACGCCAACAACGCCAAGAATCTCCAGAAATTCATGGGAAAG CGTCAATATGTCGTGTACCCTCCTGAAGCGCCACGGCCTCCATCACCGGAGGAAATGAGAGAAATGGCTCGAGAATTAGCAAGAAAAAGAGATCAGAAGTGA